tatatacatatatatatatgatgcggtgtagatatatatatatatatgatgcggtgtagatatatatatatatatgatgcggtgtagatatatatatatatatatatatatatatatagatgcggtgtagatatatatatatatatatgatgcggtgtagatatatacatatatatatgatgCGGTgtagatatatacatatatatatgatgCGGTgtagatatatacatatatatatgatgcggtgtagatatatatatatatatatatctacaccgcatcatatatatatatatatctacaccgcatcatatatatatatatatatatatatattctacaccgcatcatatatatatgtatatatctacaccgcatcatatatatatatatatatatatatctacaccgcatcatatatatatatatctacaccgcatcatatatatatatatatctacaccgcatcatatatatatgtatatatctacaccgcatcatatatatatatatatatctacaccgcatcatatatatatatatatatatatatatatatatatatatatatatctacaccgCATGCGGCgtagatatatacatatatatatgatgCGGTgtagatatatacatatatatatgatgcggtgtagatatatatatatatatatatgatgcggtgtagatatatatatatatatatatatgatgcggtgtagatatatatatatatgatgcggtgtagatatatatatatatatatgatgcggtgtagatatatacatatatatatgatgcggtgtagatatatatatatatatatatatatatatgatgcggtgtagatatatatatatatatatgatgcggtgtagatatatatatatatatgatgcggtgtagatatatatatatatatatgatgcggtgtagatatatacatatatatatgatgCGGTGTAGATATATATAGGTGGGTCAGCAGGGTACGGTGTGGTGGTGTGCAGTGAGACGGGTGGTGGTGGGTAGGGGGGCTGGCGTGGCTGGCTggcgtggctggctggctggcgtgGCTGGTggtagtggctggctggctggctggctggctggctggctggccgtggctggctggctggcgtgGCTGGCTggcgtggctggctggctggcgtgGCTGGTGGtagtggctgtctggctggctggctggtggtagtggctgtctggctggctggctggtggtagtggctgtctggctgacgtctgtgtctcctctctcccggCAGTTCATGGCATCAAGTGGACTTGTAGCAACGGGAACAGCAGCTCTGGCTTCTCAGTGGAGCAGCTGGTGCAGCAGATTCTGGACAGCCACCAAACCAAGCCACCTCCCCGGACCCACAACTGCCTCTGCACGGGCACCCTGGGTAAGGGGGAGGGGATAGGGGGTAGATAGGGGCAGGAGAatagggggtgagagagaaaggggagatggGTATGACAGGTCAAAGGATAGAaggcagggagaaggagaagaggtttAAGCTCATACATCATGCTCAGAGTGAATGTGAAAGTGTCAGGGTCATGGCTCTCTCGTTTTGGATTGATAAAAGTTCAAATAGTATCAAAAGGAACACCAATCAATCAAATGATTACTTGAATTACAATTCCTTGGATAATTACATGTGTTTCCAGGTGATTTGTTTAGGTACAAAAGTACAGGCAGTATTCTTATTGGTATTGTATGAATTCTGATGAGCTGTTGTAACAAGTCATTCAAAGCCTTCCCACAGAATTAGTTTGTGTCACCGAGATTCACTGTACCCTTCTACATTCTTTCTAGATGATTTATGACTTCTGCTGTATCTAATGCTATCTCTTAGTaagctctccttcctccctctaacAGGCGCAGGGAGCAGCGTGCATCACAAGTGCAACAGCGCCAAACACCGCATCATCTCCCCCAAGGTGGACCCCCGTGGAGGCTACAGCAGTGGTCACTCTGAGGTCCAGAACAACGACGTGTCTGAGGGCAAGACCGAGCACAGCAGccatggaggagggggaggagcaggGAAGAGctcagggggaggagggggtagcGCCAGAGAGAAACGCAACGGCAAGGTCCACAAGCCTGTTCTCCTGCACCAGAACAGCACAGAGGTGTCCTCTACCAACCAGGTGGAGGTCCCAGACACCACCCAGAACTCCCCTGTGTCCATCAGCAGTGGCCTGAACAGCGACCCAGACATGGCTGACAGTCCCGTGGTGACGGGCTTGGGCCACGTAGCCGCCGTTATGTCCCAGAGTGTCTTCATGTCCGAGGTGACCGGAGACCCCGTCTACAGCATGTCCCCCACAGGGGGCCCCAACACACACCTCATTGGCCCCGATGCAGCCTCCCAGGGCCTGGTGCTGTCCGGTGTTGTGGCAGACAGCCACAAGTTTGCCTTCCCCAGCGGAGGAGCTAGGGAGGTTCCCGGGTTGGCGGGGGGAGCAGACGGGCTGTCCATGCTGTCTGCAGCCGGGGTGTCTGAAGAGCTGGTCCTATCCAGCAGTCTGGATAACGGAGGCATGAAGATACCTGAGACCACCATGAACTTCGACCCTGACTGCTTTCTCAACAACCCCAAGCAGGGCCAAACCTATGGGGGCAGCAGGCTGAAGGGGGACggcagctcctcctcctcctcctcttcctccaacgGCACCAATAGCAGCATGCAGCGCTCTCCCTCCATGTCAGACTCTGGATACAGCTTCAACTCTGCTCTGGTGAAGAACATTAAGACAGAAGACATGTCCTTTGAGCAGCAGCTGGCCACCGAGCAGGGATAccaggtgggggtggtggtgagcTGTGGAGGAGGTGTGTCTTGTTCCTCTGGGGCAGGTTCAGCACAGGGCACCCTCGGCCTGACCCCTGCAGGGTCTCTGCTGCCCTCTGGAGGAGGCCTGAGCCCCAGCACCACCCTGGAGCAGATGGACTTCAGTGCCATCGATGCCAAGCAGGACTACTCGTCCGGGGCTGGGTCAGTGAGCTATGGCCAGACTATGAACAGCCCCCACCTCTCCCACCAGAGCCACTCGCCCAGCTTCTTCCTCCAGGACAACCAGCAGCCCGGCCAGGCCCAACAGGGAAGGTCCTCCATGGCCCAGAAGACTCATCTGATGGAGCACAACTCCCACGACTCCACAGCCTACATGAGCCTGCAGGTGGTCAAGACGGACTCCCCTGGCAGCAACGGccatctccaccaccaccagaGCCACCAGGGCCAGCATAGGGCCAACTGCAACGGGGGCTCCCCCACCGAGGGGCCAGGGCAGGGGCCTGGGTCTCTCCAGCTCCTGCAGTACCAGGGGGGCTTCCCTGGGCTGGGGCCGGAGCATGAGGAGGTGGTGGGTCTGGAGCAGCCAGGCAGCGTGAGCTCAGGACAGGCCGGGGGAACAGAGAACGGAGAGGGTCTACTGAAGCCTGGGGATCACCTGCAGGCCTGTGGAGGAGGCAACCAAGAGGGAGGAGGTGCAGAGCACTACCTGCAGCAGGCCAATGACGGAGGAGGAAGTCAGGGAGGTGGAGGGAAAGGAGTGGCCATGCACAATGGAAATGGCGTCAACAATGACGGCAGCAACCGCtcccagcaacagcagcagctgcAGCCCCTCCTCCAGGGGGCTGGGATGGTCCAGGGCCTCTACAACACCGTGGGCCACCACCAGGGCCTGGGCGGAGCGGGCTCCAATGGGGTAGCAGGAGGGGGAGGCATGGAGATCAGCCTAGACCACTTTGACATCTCCTTCGGGAACCAGTTCTCTGACCTTATAAATGACTTCATCTCTGTGGACGGTAGTGGAGCCAACATGACGGCCGGAGGAGCCCTCTACACCCACCAGCTGGTGGGCAACCACGGCTCAGATGGCCAGGCCACACCTAGCGGAGCTCCTCAGCAGAACCAGGAGGACGGAGGGGTAGGAGGGGCCCGGGGGACAGGATACAGCCCCTCAGAGCTTTGTCTCCAGCCCTGCTGCAGCCCCCAGTCCCTTGGTGGAGGGGCCGGGGCCGGGGGTGCAGGGGTGGAGCCAGGCTCCCTGGCCTACATGCATGTTGCGGAGGTTGTGTCTGCAGCCGTGGCCCAGGGGGCTTTGGGTATGCTGCAGGCCACTGGGAGACTCTTCATCGTCACTGACTACTCCCCTGAGTGGTCCTACCCTGAGGTGAGCCTCCATCACACTGTTAGTGCATGTTCTCCTCCTTTAACTATCATTATACTCCAATTTAATTACTAAATAGTTTTATATTGTCATTTTAGTCAGACAGAATTTTTTTTACTCCTaccaacaaacatacaatcaacatAGTTTGAATTAACTGTAATATCACTGTTCAACCACCGGATGGCAGCTCAATAATGTAAATGTATGGAGAGCCTAAGTCTGTGTAACGTCAATGACACTGTTTCACCACAAGATGGCGACCACTTTGGTCAGTCAGAAAAATGGCTGTAAAATCACGGTCCAACCACAGGATGGCAGCCCAGTCAAATATAACACAGAGACAATACAAGTCTGTGTTATGTCAATGACACTGTTCACACATGAGATGGCAGCCCTTTCACTAGATTTCATGCAGTTTGAGGATACATAACTGTGTGATCATGTTATTCCTATTGCTCTCCCCTAGACATGACATTAAATAATAGCCAAAATCACACTCGCTCCCTCATGTCTAGTATAGATTCAGTTTATCCATTTCCcgctctgtgagtctgtgtgtttaTCTGTTCCAGGGAGGAGTGAAGGTGCTTATCACTGGTCCATGGCAGGAGGCCAGCTCTAACTACACCTGCCTGTTTGACCAGGTCGCTGTCCCTGCCTCTCTCATCCAGCCTGGGGTGCTGCGCTGCTACTGCCCAGGTAAGACTGGCCtcactggcctggcctggcctgacacACCTCTTGTATCCTTCCACCACGGTCCACTAAAAACACAGTCTATTTATCAGGGATATCAGTCATTTTCTTTTAGACTTGGCCTATAATTTGGTTTCTGGAGATCAGCATACATTACATGAAGGTTCCTCAGTTGAGATTGTGTCTCACTGGCCACTGAGATGTTTTAAGAAGAATAGTGTAATGTTCCTAGGAGGTCTACAGGGGTTGAGGGTCAGGAGTGTTGGAGTTGTAGCAGTTATCAGTGAAGctctgactctgtctgtctgtctgtctgtctgtctgtctgtctgtctgtctgtctgtctgtctgtctgtctgtctgtctgtctgtccacagcTCATGACACTGGGCTGGTGACGCTGCAGGTGACTGCCAGTAACCAGATCATCTCTAACTCAGTGGTATTTGAGTATAAGGCCCGCGTCCTGCCCTCACTGCCTTCCTCACAACACGACTGGCTCTCACTGGACGGTAAGAGACAGTCTATCTCCCTCTgacctttctctgtgtctctcgctctctctctctgtctatctccctctccctctgcctcgcTCTCGCCGCCTCTCTCAGTGACATGCTGATTGAGTATCTCCCTCTtgccttttctctgtctctctctttctctctctctatctctctctctctctctcctgtgtatcACCCTCTtgccttctcactctctctctctccctctccctctccctctctctctcaagtaTGAAAGTAGCAGTGAGACAACTCCATTAGATCTTGGGTTCAGGTTGTGTTTCAGGACCTAGGAGAGCACGTGTCTTGTCCTGTGTCTTTATTGTTTTCTAATGTCAGGAAATGTCAGAATCAATAGTTGCCTTGAATCAACTGTAGTAGGAACTCAGTTAATTTTGGGGTTGATTTGACTAGGACCATGAAGAGCACCAGTCCTTGTCCTGTGTCTTTCAGAGGATGCTATTATGTTCTGATAGACTTGTCAGGATCAATATCTAATAGCTGTATTGAATCACCTTCATTAGAAATTGAGATGATTTTGGACTTCTATGACATACATGAGTGTATGTTGCTGGACACGCATGGAAACTGTGATTGGCTGCACAATGAAGACTAGGACCCAAGGGTTTTGCTGCAGGAAATGTTGTGAATTAGTATATTTAGACTAATggtagggagagatggagtaagGCACTGCAGGGATGCTTATCTCTGTGTTCTTGTTGGTAGTCACAAGTAGGTGTATataccagtatgtgtgtgtgtgtgtgtgtgtgtg
The window above is part of the Salmo salar chromosome ssa15, Ssal_v3.1, whole genome shotgun sequence genome. Proteins encoded here:
- the LOC106572392 gene encoding calmodulin-binding transcription activator 1 isoform X5, which gives rise to MAAENKPEDEHGHLKIYLPKKLLECLPKCSSLPKERHRWNTNEEIAAYLITFEKHEEWLTTSPKTRPQNGSMILYNRKKVKYRKDGYCWKKRKDGKTTREDHMKLKVQGVECLYGCYVHSSIIPTFHRRCYWLLQNPDIVLVHYLNVPAIEDCGKPCGPILCSINTDKKEWAKWTKEELIGQLKPMFHGIKWTCSNGNSSSGFSVEQLVQQILDSHQTKPPPRTHNCLCTGTLGAGSSVHHKCNSAKHRIISPKVDPRGGYSSGHSEVQNNDVSEGKTEHSSHGGGGGAGKSSGGGGGSAREKRNGKVHKPVLLHQNSTEVSSTNQVEVPDTTQNSPVSISSGLNSDPDMADSPVVTGLGHVAAVMSQSVFMSEVTGDPVYSMSPTGGPNTHLIGPDAASQGLVLSGVVADSHKFAFPSGGAREVPGLAGGADGLSMLSAAGVSEELVLSSSLDNGGMKIPETTMNFDPDCFLNNPKQGQTYGGSRLKGDGSSSSSSSSSNGTNSSMQRSPSMSDSGYSFNSALVKNIKTEDMSFEQQLATEQGYQVGVVVSCGGGVSCSSGAGSAQGTLGLTPAGSLLPSGGGLSPSTTLEQMDFSAIDAKQDYSSGAGSVSYGQTMNSPHLSHQSHSPSFFLQDNQQPGQAQQGRSSMAQKTHLMEHNSHDSTAYMSLQVVKTDSPGSNGHLHHHQSHQGQHRANCNGGSPTEGPGQGPGSLQLLQYQGGFPGLGPEHEEVVGLEQPGSVSSGQAGGTENGEGLLKPGDHLQACGGGNQEGGGAEHYLQQANDGGGSQGGGGKGVAMHNGNGVNNDGSNRSQQQQQLQPLLQGAGMVQGLYNTVGHHQGLGGAGSNGVAGGGGMEISLDHFDISFGNQFSDLINDFISVDGSGANMTAGGALYTHQLVGNHGSDGQATPSGAPQQNQEDGGVGGARGTGYSPSELCLQPCCSPQSLGGGAGAGGAGVEPGSLAYMHVAEVVSAAVAQGALGMLQATGRLFIVTDYSPEWSYPEGGVKVLITGPWQEASSNYTCLFDQVAVPASLIQPGVLRCYCPAHDTGLVTLQVTASNQIISNSVVFEYKARVLPSLPSSQHDWLSLDDNQFRMSILERLEQMERRMAEMASHHQQSSGGGAGAGGGAGGGGGGGSSGGNNSQTQCVSGQGQAGSSFESRVVVVCEKMMNRACWAKSKHLIHSKTFRGMTLLHLAAGQGYATLIQTLIKWRTKHADSIDLELEVDPLNVDHFSCTPLMWACALGHLEAAVVLYKWDRRALAIPDSLGRLPLSIARSRGHTKLAECLEQLQREEQQAPAPLPPNTRMSFSPTPHDAPTSDSWMVTWASDGVIAPGGKKGGAATTSSTSTTTTSTNLNPDLRRPRSEPSNYYSSECQRDLPLAKKHKPNPELFQARPDKAMSVPLSLEQQQLHKLSFSPKSLSPEGLSPDKSLSSGGSSGGSGGAKWSSREGFSSRGLGRKGSGDSGGSSLGKEKLASRLRQREQLGNMLVMAEREMVDTELFSYREDLENQDCMTQMDDLQDNMMTLAEHIIEATPERIKRENFVALDGVPLDSTGVSNTMSWLASYLGDVEQLPSIIQLRSLYSEPLTPSSNPSLSPGGSPLREGPMERPTLPSPADWSEFIQASNNKVERDLAQLTLSDPEQRELYEAARLVQTAFRKYKGRPFREQQEVAAAVIQRCYKKYKQLTWIALKYALYKKMTQAAILIQSKFRSYHEQKKFQQSRRAAVLIQQYYRSYKEYGRLRLHRQGAAAALVQHKLRSSLLTKRQDQAARKIMRFLRRCRHSPLMDHRLFKRSEGIEKGQGT